A genomic segment from Epinephelus fuscoguttatus linkage group LG17, E.fuscoguttatus.final_Chr_v1 encodes:
- the LOC125904198 gene encoding H-2 class I histocompatibility antigen, Q10 alpha chain-like isoform X2 → MYFLAVFVLLGTGLAVNCEKHSLTYIYTALSKPVGLPGIHEFTAMGILDSRMIDYFDSETQKKVPKQEWMRERLPPDYWEKGTQSRQSKQQWFKVNIEILMKRMNQNDSDVHVLQWMHGCEGETQTDGKIKFHRGMDMYSYDGNDFLSFDDAHAVWVAPIDAAVQTKRKWDEVQVLKEYTKGYLENECVDWLGKFTEYGKQQLKKASPPEVFLFSKNAKVETNVILTCLATGFYPKDITLRIRRNDRFLTRQDGVFSSGVRPNEDDTFQRRDSVEILRSDMSTYTCEVIHSASGVHVTRAWDHKLPADSGGAIIGGAIGALILLVIVVGVVLVVLYKKRTIGSGKSFSSVSTSGSDQPLNNVVVSTISHPGAANAPLKGSDVSLNSGGSGGSSDSGVGRESERIPTPESETLLNGTNREEQV, encoded by the exons ATGTATTTCCTCGCAGTGTTCGTCCTTTTGGGGACAGGACTGGCGGTAAACTGCG AGAAGCATTCCCTCACTTACATCTACACGGCCCTCTCCAAACCCGTTGGACTCCCGGGCATCCATGAGTTCACAGCCATGGGAATTCTGGACAGCAGGATGATTGACTACTTCGACAGCGAGACCCAGAAAAAAGTTCCCAAACAGGAGTGGATGAGAGAGCGACTGCCTCCAGATTACTGGGAAAAAGGCACACAGTCCCGCCAGAGCAAGCAGCAGTGGTTCAAAGTCAACATTGAAATCCTGATGAAGCGAATGAACCAGAATGATTCAG ATGTCCATGTTCTTCAGTGGATGCACGGCTGTGAAGGCGAAACACAAACTGACGGCAAAATTAAGTTCCACCGTGGCATGGACATGTACAGCTACGACGGAAACGACTTCCTGTCCTTCGACGACGCCCACGCCGTCTGGGTTGCCCCGATTGATGCCGCAGTCCAGACCAAGAGGAAGTGGGATGAGGTTCAGGTCCTAAAAGAATACACCAAAGGCTACCTGGAGAACGAGTGTGTGGATTGGTTGGGAAAGTTCACAGAGTATgggaaacagcagctgaaaaaagCAT ctcctccagaggTGTTCTTGTTTTCAAAGAACGCCAAAGTTGAGACAAACGTAATTTTGACGTGCCTGGCCACAGGTTTCTATCCAAAAGACATCACCCTACGCATCAGAAGGAATGACCGTTTTCTAACCAGACAGGACGGAGTGTTCTCCTCAGGCGTTCGACCAAATGAAGACGACACCTTCCAAAGAAGAGACAGCGTGGAGATTTTAAGGAGTGACATGTCTACATACACCTGTGAAGTCATTCATAGTGCATCTGGGGTTCATGTTACGAGAGCTTGGG ATCATAAACTTCCTGCAGACTCTGGAGGAGCTATCATTGGTGGGGCGATTGGGGCCCTGATCTTGTTGGTGATCGTGGTCGGTGTGGTGCTGGTTGTCTTGTATAAAAAACGCACGATAG GATCAGGCAAGTCTTTCAGCAGTGTTTCCACCAGTGGCTCCG ATCAGCCACTTAACAACGTAGTTGTCTCCACGA TCTCACACCCAGGCGCCGCGAATGCACCTCTCAAGG GCTCAGATGTATCTCTCAACAGCGGTGGCTCTGGTGGCTCTTCTGACTCTGGCGTTGGTC GTGAAAGCGAGAGAATCCCCACCCCTGAGTCCGAAACCCTCCTCAATGGGACGAACAGGGAGGAGCAAGTCTGA
- the LOC125904198 gene encoding H-2 class I histocompatibility antigen, Q10 alpha chain-like isoform X1 — MIRATIWISVLLSSMWLNTEPAGGEKHSLTYIYTALSKPVGLPGIHEFTAMGILDSRMIDYFDSETQKKVPKQEWMRERLPPDYWEKGTQSRQSKQQWFKVNIEILMKRMNQNDSDVHVLQWMHGCEGETQTDGKIKFHRGMDMYSYDGNDFLSFDDAHAVWVAPIDAAVQTKRKWDEVQVLKEYTKGYLENECVDWLGKFTEYGKQQLKKASPPEVFLFSKNAKVETNVILTCLATGFYPKDITLRIRRNDRFLTRQDGVFSSGVRPNEDDTFQRRDSVEILRSDMSTYTCEVIHSASGVHVTRAWDHKLPADSGGAIIGGAIGALILLVIVVGVVLVVLYKKRTIGSGKSFSSVSTSGSDQPLNNVVVSTISHPGAANAPLKGSDVSLNSGGSGGSSDSGVGRESERIPTPESETLLNGTNREEQV, encoded by the exons AGAAGCATTCCCTCACTTACATCTACACGGCCCTCTCCAAACCCGTTGGACTCCCGGGCATCCATGAGTTCACAGCCATGGGAATTCTGGACAGCAGGATGATTGACTACTTCGACAGCGAGACCCAGAAAAAAGTTCCCAAACAGGAGTGGATGAGAGAGCGACTGCCTCCAGATTACTGGGAAAAAGGCACACAGTCCCGCCAGAGCAAGCAGCAGTGGTTCAAAGTCAACATTGAAATCCTGATGAAGCGAATGAACCAGAATGATTCAG ATGTCCATGTTCTTCAGTGGATGCACGGCTGTGAAGGCGAAACACAAACTGACGGCAAAATTAAGTTCCACCGTGGCATGGACATGTACAGCTACGACGGAAACGACTTCCTGTCCTTCGACGACGCCCACGCCGTCTGGGTTGCCCCGATTGATGCCGCAGTCCAGACCAAGAGGAAGTGGGATGAGGTTCAGGTCCTAAAAGAATACACCAAAGGCTACCTGGAGAACGAGTGTGTGGATTGGTTGGGAAAGTTCACAGAGTATgggaaacagcagctgaaaaaagCAT ctcctccagaggTGTTCTTGTTTTCAAAGAACGCCAAAGTTGAGACAAACGTAATTTTGACGTGCCTGGCCACAGGTTTCTATCCAAAAGACATCACCCTACGCATCAGAAGGAATGACCGTTTTCTAACCAGACAGGACGGAGTGTTCTCCTCAGGCGTTCGACCAAATGAAGACGACACCTTCCAAAGAAGAGACAGCGTGGAGATTTTAAGGAGTGACATGTCTACATACACCTGTGAAGTCATTCATAGTGCATCTGGGGTTCATGTTACGAGAGCTTGGG ATCATAAACTTCCTGCAGACTCTGGAGGAGCTATCATTGGTGGGGCGATTGGGGCCCTGATCTTGTTGGTGATCGTGGTCGGTGTGGTGCTGGTTGTCTTGTATAAAAAACGCACGATAG GATCAGGCAAGTCTTTCAGCAGTGTTTCCACCAGTGGCTCCG ATCAGCCACTTAACAACGTAGTTGTCTCCACGA TCTCACACCCAGGCGCCGCGAATGCACCTCTCAAGG GCTCAGATGTATCTCTCAACAGCGGTGGCTCTGGTGGCTCTTCTGACTCTGGCGTTGGTC GTGAAAGCGAGAGAATCCCCACCCCTGAGTCCGAAACCCTCCTCAATGGGACGAACAGGGAGGAGCAAGTCTGA